The proteins below come from a single Neospora caninum Liverpool complete genome, chromosome IX genomic window:
- a CDS encoding putative microneme protein MIC1 gives MGQSVVFVMLLSVIFTAGAKTYGEASQPSASARSLQGALDTWCQEVFKKLCDDGYSKMCIPANQVVARQGLGRKDQQKLVWRCYDSAAFLAEGDENNVLSCVDDCGVSIPCPGGVDRDNSTHATRHDELSQLIKEGVVRYCSGFQAAANSYCNKRYPGTVARKSKGFGHKEPVKWRCYKPESLLFSVFSECVSNCGTTWSCPGGRLGTATNLDKKHFTDESGILQALTSVPKACPVGLVCLPRDQNPPACLDDNGNVPEEEGGQPVQPRDTKLPVDDSEPTDESETTPGGGDDQPSPKEDGDTDSPDEGDQSGGSEWYKQIPEIRVIGDSLQAMLHAGQQLMVTYSSPQLHVSVGSCHKLTVNFSDYYLSFDTTSKSGSDEVELDDAAGSGELTIGLGSSGRVTVVFQYATNGGGNRYVAYTVGDSGCKTIEAVLLHGLNPGAKLVRNTIGDNSPGESEL, from the exons ATGGGCCAGTCGGTGGTTTTCGTCATGCTTTTGTCGGTAATATTTACCGCTGGGGCAAAAACATACGGAGAAG CGTCGCAACCATCGGCCTCAGCACGTTCGTTACAGGGGGCCCTCGATACATGGTGCCAGGAGGTTTTTAAAAAACTGTGCGATGACGGATATTCAAAAATGTGTATTCCAGCCAACCAGGTAGTTGCACGACAAGGCCTGGGTAGAAAAGACCAACAAAAGCTCGTATGGCGGTGCTACGATTCAGCGGCGTTTCTggccgaaggcgacgaaaacaATGTCCTCAGCTGCGTGGACGACTGTGGCGTTTCGATACCGTGTCCTGGCGGAGTTGATAGGGATAATAGTACCCACGCTACGCGACATGATGAGCTTTCCCAATTAATCAAGGAAGGAGTAGTGCGCTATTGCAGTGGTTTCCAAGCGGCTGCCAACAGCTACTGCAACAAACGATATCCTGGGACTGTTGCGAGGAAGTCGAAGGGCTTCGGACACAAGGAACCAGTTAAATGGAGATGTTACAAGCCA GAGAGCTTATTAttttcggttttttctgAGTGCGTGAGTAACTGCGGAACAACCTGGTCCTGCCCTGGAGGACGATTAG GGACAGCGACAAATCTAGACAAAAAGCATTTCACAGATGAGTCCGGGATTCTCCAGGCACTCACCTCTGTGCCGAAAGCATGTCCAGTAGGCCTTGTTTGCCTCCCGAGGGATCAGAATCCCCCGGCGTGTTTAGATGATAACGGCAACGTCccagaagaggagggagggcAGCCCGTACAACCGCGTGACACGAAGTTGCCCGTTGATGATTCGGAACCGACCGATGAAAGTGAAACTACACCTGGTGGAGGTGATGATCAGCCGAGCCCAAAAGAGGACGGGGACACAGACTCACCTGATGAAGGTGACCAGTCCGGGGGTTCAGAGTGGTACAAACAGATTCCGGAAATCCGTGTCATCGGTGACAGCCTGCAAGCAATGCTCCACGCTGGGCAGCAGCTGATGGTCACCTATAGCTCTCCCCAACTCCATGTTAGTGTGGGATCATGTCACAAACTCACGGTGAATTTCTCCGATTATTATTTGTCTTTTGACACCACCTCAAAGTCGGGGTCCGACGAAGTGGAACTGGACGATGCAGCGGGAAGCGGAGAGCTCACGATAGGACTGGGAAGCAGCGGCCGTGTGACTGTTGTCTTCCAGTATGCCACAAACGGTGGGGGAAACAGATATGTTGCTTACACCGTCGGAGATTCTGGATGCAAAACAATTGAAGCTGTTCTCCTTCACGGCCTGAATCCTGGAGCGAAGCTCGTTAGGAATACGATAGGCGATAATTCTCCGGGTGAATCTGAATTGTAA